In Desmospora activa DSM 45169, one genomic interval encodes:
- a CDS encoding CdaR family protein translates to MDKWLQNNTIVKLIAVALAVMLWMSVNDTSFRFPRNESTANTIQNVTLEARYDDTRFELVDIPSTVDLTLRGNAFSLNLVSPDRYRAYVDLRELKAGNHTDVPVRLEGIPKNVEVQVKPARVDVVLEEKLQKEMPVEVEVIGTPDSDNELGEPVASPDKVLVRGTKAQLQEVQAVKAVVNVEGAAETIEKTASLQVYGAKGWMDGVEVTPEVVDVSVPIDSPHATVPLKVAIGRYPPAGFAVNRVTTDVAKVTVYGSKGYISALEAYKGPQLDLSKAKNGQPFQMPIPLTSGAVKIEPEQVKIDVDIVKENKKKWTDIPIAIKGLNKNMSATIQGAETVDLTLFGAAKRLGSIKDEDLHAFIDVSQLTPGEYEVPLQLNRPPYIRWAEEGQTTTVRIAR, encoded by the coding sequence ATGGATAAATGGCTGCAGAACAACACAATCGTCAAATTGATCGCTGTCGCTTTGGCGGTTATGTTGTGGATGTCGGTCAATGATACCTCTTTTCGTTTCCCCCGCAATGAAAGTACCGCCAACACGATTCAAAATGTAACCCTGGAGGCCCGCTATGACGATACACGGTTTGAATTAGTGGACATTCCTTCGACTGTTGATCTAACATTGCGCGGAAACGCCTTCTCACTTAATCTGGTTTCACCGGACCGCTATCGAGCCTATGTCGATTTGAGAGAACTAAAGGCGGGCAATCACACCGATGTCCCCGTGCGGCTGGAAGGGATTCCAAAAAACGTGGAAGTCCAGGTAAAGCCTGCGCGGGTGGATGTGGTGCTGGAGGAAAAACTACAAAAAGAGATGCCAGTGGAAGTAGAGGTAATCGGCACTCCGGATTCCGATAATGAACTGGGTGAACCGGTTGCCTCACCCGATAAGGTATTGGTCCGGGGTACAAAAGCTCAACTTCAAGAGGTGCAAGCAGTTAAAGCGGTGGTGAATGTAGAAGGAGCCGCGGAAACAATTGAAAAGACCGCCTCGTTGCAAGTATATGGAGCAAAAGGCTGGATGGATGGAGTGGAAGTCACCCCTGAAGTAGTGGATGTGAGTGTGCCAATCGACAGCCCTCATGCGACGGTTCCCCTTAAAGTGGCCATCGGCCGCTACCCGCCGGCGGGATTTGCGGTGAATCGGGTTACTACTGACGTTGCGAAGGTAACGGTTTATGGTTCTAAAGGCTATATTTCCGCCTTAGAAGCGTATAAGGGACCACAATTGGATCTGTCTAAGGCCAAAAACGGTCAGCCCTTTCAGATGCCAATCCCCTTGACCAGCGGTGCAGTTAAAATAGAACCGGAACAGGTAAAGATCGATGTGGATATTGTAAAGGAAAACAAGAAAAAATGGACCGATATCCCAATTGCGATCAAAGGGCTAAATAAGAATATGAGTGCGACGATTCAAGGAGCAGAGACGGTGGACCTCACGCTGTTTGGGGCGGCGAAACGGTTGGGTTCGATCAAGGATGAAGACTTACATGCGTTTATCGATGTGTCCCAGTTGACGCCGGGAGAATATGAGGTACCCTTGCAATTGAACCGGCCGCCGTATATTCGCTGGGCAGAAGAAGGCCAGACAACAACCGTAAGGATTGCGAGATAA
- the glmM gene encoding phosphoglucosamine mutase, whose translation MGKYFGTDGVRGVANRELTPELAYRLGRAGAFVLTGDTNGDKPRILVGRDTRLSGEMLESALIAGMMSIGADVWKLDVVTTPGVAFLTRELGAHAGVMISASHNPFTDNGIKFFGPDGFKLSDELENRIEQLLEVDDQMPRPTGDAIGLTKDKSKEVQRYLDHLRSTIETDLCGMDIVVDCANGAASKWAPLLLRDLGADVTALHAEPDGVNINVACGSTHPEGLRKEVLQRGAHLGLAFDGDADRLIAVDDTGELVDGDHILWICGEYLKEQGQLAHDTIVTTVMSNIGLYKATADAGIHTEKTRVGDRYVMEAMRQGGFKLGGEQSGHIIFLEHIPTGDGLLTALQLLQVIKEKATTLHQLATTMKKYPQILVNVRVGSKEGWDQKAAITDKIREVEQLLGENGRVLVRPSGTEPLIRVMAEGPDKEELKKHVDDIAAVIRETLTPAAEEV comes from the coding sequence ATGGGTAAGTATTTTGGAACGGATGGTGTGCGCGGAGTCGCCAATCGGGAATTAACCCCGGAGCTGGCGTATCGCCTGGGTCGAGCCGGCGCTTTTGTGCTTACAGGTGATACGAACGGGGATAAGCCACGAATCTTGGTCGGACGCGATACCCGTCTGTCCGGAGAGATGCTGGAATCTGCGTTGATCGCAGGCATGATGTCTATCGGTGCCGATGTATGGAAATTGGATGTCGTCACCACTCCCGGTGTGGCGTTTTTGACGCGGGAATTGGGAGCTCATGCAGGTGTGATGATCTCTGCTTCTCACAATCCTTTTACGGATAACGGCATCAAATTTTTTGGGCCGGATGGTTTTAAGCTTTCCGATGAGCTGGAGAATCGAATTGAGCAGCTTTTAGAGGTTGATGACCAGATGCCTCGTCCTACAGGTGACGCAATCGGCTTGACAAAGGATAAATCGAAAGAAGTGCAGCGTTACCTCGACCATCTTCGCTCCACCATCGAGACTGATTTGTGTGGGATGGACATCGTCGTCGATTGTGCCAATGGAGCCGCTTCCAAATGGGCGCCGCTGTTGCTCCGCGACCTGGGAGCCGATGTGACGGCTCTTCACGCCGAACCGGACGGAGTGAATATCAACGTCGCCTGCGGTTCCACCCATCCTGAGGGATTGCGCAAAGAAGTATTACAACGAGGGGCTCATCTGGGGCTAGCCTTCGATGGAGATGCGGATCGCCTGATTGCGGTGGATGACACGGGCGAGCTGGTCGATGGGGATCATATCCTATGGATCTGCGGGGAATACCTGAAAGAACAAGGACAACTTGCCCATGACACGATTGTGACGACCGTGATGAGCAATATCGGCTTATATAAAGCGACTGCGGATGCGGGGATTCATACGGAGAAAACCCGTGTGGGCGATCGCTATGTGATGGAAGCGATGCGGCAGGGTGGATTTAAGTTGGGTGGAGAACAATCGGGACATATTATCTTCTTGGAACATATCCCCACTGGTGATGGGTTATTGACCGCACTGCAACTGTTGCAAGTAATCAAAGAGAAAGCAACCACCCTTCATCAACTGGCCACCACTATGAAAAAATATCCGCAAATCTTGGTCAATGTCCGTGTCGGCAGCAAAGAGGGTTGGGACCAGAAGGCGGCGATCACCGATAAAATCCGGGAAGTGGAACAACTTCTCGGAGAAAACGGCCGTGTTCTGGTTCGCCCCTCGGGTACGGAGCCTTTGATTCGCGTCATGGCTGAAGGGCCTGATAAGGAAGAGTTGAAAAAGCATGTGGATGATATCGCCGCTGTGATTCGTGAGACATTGACCCCGGCAGCTGAGGAAGTGTAA
- a CDS encoding MarR family winged helix-turn-helix transcriptional regulator: MNLFDLTGYLVNRTDVKITNYFSKCLKPYQITPEQWAIICVLDEKKMTQKELSSSIDRNQTTVVRMVNLLEKKCIVSKEYNADDKRSHFIKLTKKGQQLQSELIPVVLDAHRRVTEGLSEEDLKQIQFYLNKLYQNVNKHLF, from the coding sequence ATGAATTTATTCGATTTAACAGGATATCTCGTAAACAGGACGGATGTCAAAATAACAAATTATTTTAGTAAATGCTTAAAGCCTTATCAAATAACACCCGAGCAATGGGCAATTATATGTGTATTAGATGAGAAAAAAATGACTCAAAAAGAACTGTCTTCGTCAATTGATCGAAACCAAACAACTGTTGTTCGAATGGTGAATTTACTAGAGAAAAAGTGCATTGTTTCTAAAGAGTATAATGCGGACGATAAACGGTCACACTTTATTAAATTAACTAAAAAGGGACAACAACTTCAATCGGAATTGATTCCAGTCGTTCTGGATGCTCACCGAAGAGTTACAGAGGGGTTAAGTGAAGAGGATTTAAAACAAATACAGTTCTATCTAAATAAGCTCTATCAAAATGTGAATAAGCACTTGTTTTAG
- a CDS encoding alpha-ketoacid dehydrogenase subunit beta translates to MTKMNMSKAINHAIRNEMHRDEKVLVYGEDLGVAGGSWRVAENLQKEFGVTRVFDTPLAESAIAGMAVGLGYVGYRSVIEIEYSGFMFEAMDALAGQMARVHYRSGGAFNAPITVRVPFGSGMGVVELHNDNLEGLLAQSHGLKVVMPSSPYDAKGLMISAIRDNNPVIFFEHLSLYFNTEEDVPEEEYMIEIDKASIKKEGHDVTLITYGAMVEKVMNVSKTIADKGIKAEVIDLRSLSPIDYDTLITSIQKTKRAIIIQEAQRSAGVANIISSKLNEELFTELKSPISVIASPDTLHPFVEVEDVWVSNENMIVDKISSLFENQK, encoded by the coding sequence ATGACGAAAATGAACATGTCTAAGGCGATAAATCATGCCATTAGAAATGAAATGCATAGAGACGAAAAAGTTTTAGTCTATGGAGAAGACTTAGGGGTTGCTGGAGGGTCTTGGAGGGTCGCAGAGAATCTTCAAAAAGAATTCGGAGTCACACGTGTATTTGATACCCCCTTGGCTGAATCCGCTATTGCAGGGATGGCTGTTGGATTAGGATATGTCGGATATAGGTCTGTCATTGAAATTGAATACTCAGGTTTTATGTTTGAAGCAATGGATGCATTGGCTGGTCAAATGGCACGCGTGCATTATCGATCGGGGGGAGCATTTAATGCCCCAATTACGGTAAGAGTTCCATTTGGTTCAGGCATGGGAGTCGTGGAATTGCATAATGATAATTTAGAAGGTCTTTTAGCTCAATCACATGGACTCAAGGTAGTGATGCCATCATCACCATATGATGCTAAAGGGTTAATGATTTCGGCGATTAGAGACAACAACCCTGTCATTTTCTTTGAGCATTTAAGTTTATATTTTAATACAGAGGAAGATGTACCAGAAGAAGAATATATGATTGAAATTGATAAAGCCAGTATTAAAAAGGAAGGTCACGACGTTACGTTGATTACTTATGGAGCAATGGTTGAAAAAGTAATGAATGTATCTAAAACAATTGCAGACAAAGGTATAAAAGCTGAGGTGATTGATTTACGTAGCTTAAGCCCTATTGATTACGACACTTTAATTACATCAATCCAAAAAACAAAGAGAGCTATTATTATTCAAGAAGCTCAAAGAAGTGCAGGAGTAGCTAATATTATTAGTTCGAAATTAAATGAAGAGCTATTTACAGAATTAAAATCACCAATCAGTGTGATTGCTTCGCCTGATACACTGCATCCATTCGTTGAAGTTGAAGATGTTTGGGTTTCAAATGAAAACATGATTGTCGACAAAATTAGCAGCCTATTTGAAAATCAAAAGTAA
- a CDS encoding thiamine pyrophosphate-dependent enzyme — protein sequence MNFVDPKVLEEHYQMYQVIDEEGKVVNEESLATFSDKQLKELMTRMVYTRAWDEKSAIFTTKEIGIHAPVSGQEASMIGSQYALGQTDWIAPTFRDIPQIMWHGFPKYKAILYQRGHFVGGQVPKDVHVLNPQIVIAAQMTQATGLGLGLKKDNNGQVVIVYGGDGSTSQGDFYEAMNFASVFGTNTIFFIQNNQYAATVKIADQTTTKTLAQKALAAGIKSIQVDGMDVLAVYKVTQKARMMAAKGEPVLIEAINYRIHAHFAGDDPSRYRLLDEIHENWLAKEPLIRYRKFLEKRNLWSTEEEKAVIKHAEYDLDQAIEKARQVPKQTIADLETIMYQSTD from the coding sequence ATGAATTTTGTTGATCCAAAGGTTTTAGAAGAACACTATCAGATGTATCAAGTGATAGATGAAGAAGGGAAGGTTGTTAATGAAGAGAGTCTAGCAACTTTTTCCGATAAGCAGCTTAAAGAACTTATGACAAGAATGGTATATACAAGAGCATGGGATGAGAAGTCTGCTATTTTTACAACTAAAGAAATAGGTATTCATGCTCCTGTCAGTGGTCAAGAAGCCTCAATGATTGGCTCACAATATGCTTTAGGTCAAACAGACTGGATTGCCCCAACATTCCGTGACATTCCCCAAATTATGTGGCATGGGTTTCCTAAATATAAGGCTATTTTATATCAACGTGGTCACTTTGTAGGTGGGCAAGTACCTAAAGATGTACATGTGTTAAATCCTCAAATTGTAATTGCTGCGCAAATGACTCAAGCAACTGGATTAGGATTAGGGCTCAAAAAAGATAATAATGGTCAGGTTGTTATTGTATACGGTGGTGACGGAAGTACGTCACAAGGAGATTTTTATGAGGCAATGAACTTCGCTTCTGTATTTGGTACAAATACTATTTTCTTTATTCAAAATAACCAATATGCAGCCACCGTAAAAATAGCTGATCAAACAACGACAAAAACACTTGCTCAAAAAGCTTTAGCTGCCGGAATAAAAAGTATACAAGTTGATGGTATGGATGTATTGGCAGTATATAAAGTAACTCAAAAAGCTAGGATGATGGCTGCAAAAGGTGAGCCAGTATTAATTGAGGCAATCAATTATCGTATTCACGCGCACTTCGCTGGAGATGATCCTTCTAGATATAGATTATTAGATGAAATTCATGAGAATTGGTTAGCGAAAGAACCACTAATACGCTACAGAAAATTTCTTGAAAAGCGTAACCTCTGGTCAACTGAAGAAGAAAAAGCTGTTATTAAACACGCGGAGTATGATTTGGATCAAGCTATTGAAAAAGCTAGGCAAGTGCCTAAACAAACTATCGCTGATTTGGAAACGATCATGTATCAATCAACTGATTAA
- the glmS gene encoding glutamine--fructose-6-phosphate transaminase (isomerizing) — MCGIVGYIGPKQAQSILLEGLRKLEYRGYDSAGLAVYSDGRLAVQKTKGALNALEQRLSSHPLTGEVGIGHTRWATHGKPSDENSHPHVDGALQFSVVHNGIIENYMQLKEELQAKGYTFTSETDTEVIAHLLADQWDGSLVSTVRKAVRHMEGAYALAIASVKEPDKLVAVRLASPLIVGVGDGENFIASDIPAILEHTRNVYVLEDGEMAVITRDEVSLVTTDGTPVHREQLRVTWDAVTAEKGGYDHFMLKEIHEQPKAIQDTLVGRVKDGVVDLSQELSLTEEEIKGIDKIHFVACGTAYHAGLIGKSVVEKLVRIPVEVDVASEYRYRDPIITPSTLVVVVSQSGETADTLAALRAAKQAGAKVVGITNVVGSSVAREADEVLMTWAGPEIAVASTKAYTSQLIAIDLFALHLARVRGTLDEQTLKAHTTALLNLPQQAEAILEQAGSIQPLAAAIAKHDNLFFIGRGLDYAVVMEGSLKLKEISYIHSEAYPAGELKHGTLALIEEGIPVIALATQKEIFEKMVSNIIEVKARGAHVIGLGIEGDTELGKSVDETLFIPATLPLLNPVLAVIPLQLLSYYTSVARGLNVDKPRNLAKSVTVE, encoded by the coding sequence ATGTGTGGAATTGTGGGATATATCGGACCAAAACAGGCACAAAGCATTTTGTTGGAAGGCCTGCGCAAACTGGAATACCGTGGATATGACTCTGCCGGTTTGGCTGTTTACTCGGATGGAAGGCTGGCGGTGCAAAAGACCAAGGGGGCGCTGAATGCACTGGAACAACGTCTCTCTAGCCACCCTTTAACCGGAGAAGTGGGCATTGGTCACACCCGTTGGGCTACCCATGGTAAGCCTTCCGATGAAAACTCCCACCCTCATGTGGACGGCGCTCTTCAATTTTCCGTCGTTCATAACGGGATTATCGAAAACTACATGCAATTGAAAGAAGAACTACAAGCCAAGGGTTACACCTTTACATCGGAAACGGATACGGAAGTGATCGCCCATCTGTTGGCCGACCAATGGGACGGGAGTCTGGTTTCGACGGTGCGTAAAGCGGTTCGGCATATGGAAGGGGCTTATGCCCTTGCGATTGCCAGCGTCAAAGAGCCGGACAAACTGGTAGCGGTCCGTCTGGCCAGCCCGTTGATCGTGGGTGTCGGTGACGGCGAGAACTTTATCGCTTCTGACATTCCCGCCATCTTAGAGCATACCCGCAACGTTTATGTATTGGAAGACGGCGAGATGGCGGTGATCACCCGTGACGAGGTGTCTCTTGTCACTACCGACGGTACCCCGGTCCATCGCGAGCAGTTACGTGTTACTTGGGATGCGGTTACCGCTGAAAAAGGCGGCTACGATCACTTTATGCTGAAGGAGATTCATGAACAGCCCAAGGCGATTCAGGATACGTTGGTCGGCCGAGTAAAAGACGGTGTAGTGGATTTGTCCCAGGAGCTCTCTTTGACGGAGGAAGAGATCAAAGGAATCGATAAGATCCACTTTGTCGCTTGTGGCACCGCCTACCATGCCGGTCTGATCGGAAAATCCGTTGTGGAAAAACTGGTTCGCATTCCAGTGGAAGTGGATGTGGCATCGGAGTATCGCTACCGCGACCCCATTATCACTCCTTCTACCTTGGTGGTGGTGGTAAGCCAATCCGGTGAGACCGCCGATACCTTGGCCGCCTTGCGCGCTGCAAAACAAGCCGGGGCCAAAGTGGTAGGGATCACCAATGTCGTAGGTAGCTCCGTCGCACGGGAAGCGGATGAGGTGTTGATGACTTGGGCAGGGCCGGAGATCGCCGTAGCTTCTACCAAGGCTTACACCTCGCAGTTGATCGCGATTGACTTATTTGCCCTGCACTTGGCCCGTGTACGTGGAACTCTAGATGAGCAGACGCTGAAGGCTCATACCACGGCTTTGCTCAACCTCCCACAACAAGCGGAGGCCATCCTGGAGCAGGCTGGTTCGATCCAGCCCTTGGCTGCTGCCATCGCCAAACATGACAACCTCTTCTTTATCGGGCGTGGACTAGACTATGCGGTGGTGATGGAAGGCTCCCTCAAACTGAAGGAGATCTCCTATATCCATTCGGAAGCGTACCCCGCCGGTGAGCTAAAGCATGGCACCCTGGCCTTGATCGAAGAAGGAATTCCGGTGATCGCCTTGGCGACACAAAAAGAGATCTTTGAAAAAATGGTTTCTAACATCATTGAAGTAAAAGCCCGTGGGGCCCATGTGATCGGGCTGGGCATTGAAGGCGACACCGAACTGGGCAAATCCGTGGATGAGACGCTCTTTATCCCAGCAACGTTACCTTTACTCAACCCTGTCCTTGCTGTCATCCCGCTGCAACTTCTCTCTTACTACACCTCTGTTGCCCGTGGCCTTAACGTCGACAAGCCACGCAACTTGGCTAAAAGTGTGACGGTGGAGTAA
- the cdaA gene encoding diadenylate cyclase CdaA, whose product MQILDGITRYVSDIVDVLIVSYIIYKLLMLLRGTRAVQLLKGISIVIAVWMVSSFFQLSTLQWLMENLFSLGIIVIIIIFQPELRRALEQLGRGRLFGRSSQMDEQVITSIVGDIVKAVSHLSKRRIGALIVVERQTGLSDYIETGTQLEARLGSELMTNIFLPNAPLHDGAVIIRNNQIMAAGCYLPLSENPFISKELGTRHRAGMGMSEISDAIAIIVSEETGQISLAIHGKLERRLTEEQLISRLYKELKPPEKNGSTFWTRKEEGEKEDG is encoded by the coding sequence ATGCAAATACTTGATGGAATTACTCGGTATGTCAGTGATATCGTTGATGTCCTGATCGTCAGTTATATTATCTATAAATTGCTGATGCTGCTCCGAGGAACGCGAGCGGTGCAATTGCTCAAAGGGATTTCCATCGTGATCGCTGTCTGGATGGTTAGCAGCTTTTTTCAATTGTCCACCTTGCAGTGGTTGATGGAAAACCTTTTCTCATTGGGGATCATTGTGATTATCATTATTTTTCAACCAGAACTGAGACGGGCCTTGGAGCAATTGGGACGTGGTCGGTTATTCGGACGCAGCAGCCAGATGGACGAACAAGTGATTACCAGTATCGTGGGGGACATTGTAAAAGCTGTTTCCCACTTATCCAAGCGCCGCATCGGGGCTTTAATTGTCGTGGAACGGCAGACGGGTCTATCGGATTATATCGAGACCGGGACGCAACTGGAGGCACGATTAGGATCTGAATTGATGACCAATATATTCCTTCCCAATGCTCCCCTACACGATGGAGCAGTCATTATTCGCAACAACCAAATTATGGCGGCGGGTTGCTATCTGCCGCTATCAGAGAATCCTTTTATCAGCAAAGAGTTGGGAACTCGCCATCGAGCCGGGATGGGGATGAGCGAGATTTCCGATGCGATCGCCATTATCGTCTCAGAGGAGACGGGACAGATCTCCCTGGCGATTCATGGCAAACTGGAGCGGCGACTAACGGAAGAACAATTGATCTCCCGGCTCTATAAAGAATTAAAGCCTCCAGAAAAAAACGGTTCCACCTTCTGGACTCGCAAAGAGGAGGGGGAAAAAGAAGATGGATAA